One window of Desulfovibrio sp. genomic DNA carries:
- a CDS encoding DUF721 domain-containing protein has product MAVFRKRQKDAQPVPAVEVMASVLAGLGATPGQGEGRARLQQLWLNWAMVMGPDLAPLARPMGHHRDLLLIGAEDAMLAQELHLMADEILERVNAFMEQEFFSAIKVSLLMGKAGLDKTAVRVAAPARAPRPNPEPPKAHGLYLEAMDPCSPVARAYARFARQRQQK; this is encoded by the coding sequence ATGGCAGTATTCCGCAAGCGCCAGAAGGATGCGCAGCCCGTACCAGCCGTGGAGGTTATGGCCTCTGTGCTGGCAGGGCTTGGCGCGACCCCCGGCCAGGGAGAGGGCAGGGCGCGTTTGCAGCAGCTTTGGCTCAACTGGGCTATGGTCATGGGGCCTGATCTGGCTCCTCTGGCCCGCCCCATGGGGCATCACCGTGATCTTTTGCTTATCGGCGCAGAGGATGCCATGCTGGCGCAGGAGCTGCACCTTATGGCAGACGAAATACTTGAGCGGGTTAACGCTTTTATGGAGCAGGAATTTTTCAGCGCCATAAAGGTCAGCCTGCTCATGGGCAAGGCCGGACTGGATAAAACTGCAGTTCGTGTTGCCGCGCCTGCTCGTGCCCCCAGGCCGAATCCGGAACCGCCCAAGGCGCATGGCCTCTACCTTGAAGCTATGGATCCATGCTCGCCCGTTGCGCGCGCATATGCCCGTTTTGCTCGCCAGAGGCAGCAAAAATAA
- a CDS encoding FAD-binding and (Fe-S)-binding domain-containing protein, which translates to MPHKGPHISISPDYVVNRILRINIDDFAEWPESVRNLAIAIAEELFLVAYNPFINAETVRTSVRESFDKESVSLAHYYATAISEGLTMFWSAHEAETAFRSKLVDALHNVLPEECILTNPAAMVESATDATDLRMELPLLVVEPDNTEQVAELVKLANDMKFALIPRGGGSGMTGGAVPARKRTVIVSLTRLTRIGPVDLEAMTVTCQAGAITQAVINAVDAKGALFSVDPASKQASTIGGNVSENAGGPSAFEYGTTLDNLLWWRMVTPTGEIITVERENHPRHKILPDETAVFVVKDVSGGVRNVVHLRGDEIRLPGLGKDVTNKVLGGLPGMQKEGVDGIITEACFIVHPKPKHSRVMVLEFFGRSMHPAAVVVRELVALRNRIRQEGDYAHLSAMEEFNAKYVQAIEYKRKSEKYEGSPISVIILQVDGDDPYLLDKCVGDIVSVVEQQDNVDIIVAADEKEGERFWEDRHRLSAIAKRTSGFKMNEDVVIPMDRIPDFALFLEQINLECTAAAYRHALQEVGRLPGFPMEDKDFNREFSQASKAASGDVAATEVSDMELAARAEDFLAKLKEKYPHLAKKIDKIREYMDASRIVVASHMHAGDGNCHVNIPVNSNDALMLEEAEETAARIMAECQEMGGEVSGEHGIGITKIAFFGKDKMDALRAFKERVDPRDVMNPAKLVFRELPVRPFTFSFNRLIRDIRESGLPDKEKLISLLTSIQVCTRCGKCKQVCSMCYPERSMQYHPRNKNMVLGMLLEAVYYSQVNKGRIDESLHKALRDIVEHCTACGRCMANCPVKIPSGEVALTLRALLEHEGAGGHPIKGHALEWLSRDIQHRVPKAAKMASLGQKMQNKFLGFVPEMWKRRIKSPLFSGRGPKMGYTNLYEALKLHRGSIFAPAEPTPGMPCVLYFPGCGGALFYDRIGVSSVMLLLKAGFAVAVPPRHLCCGFPLLAAGMDTAFEDNMAQNRQYLASMLRNLAKQGFDCKHMVTACGSCRDGLERLHMETQFPQLTLRDVGQLTLPLLDKDALKAPLAEGSQVVYHGACHCEWADVHKIKGQKQIIKALGDFSGAKISLNPGCCGESGMGAMTSPDIYNLLRSRKQQRLGEAFEQANDAPVIVGCPSCKIGIGRCLINMHDKRPVMHVVEWLAGQVDGEDRRQSFRRKANDVRGEIRVVDVK; encoded by the coding sequence ATGCCCCATAAGGGTCCGCATATCTCCATTTCTCCCGACTATGTGGTGAACAGAATTCTGCGTATCAACATTGATGACTTTGCAGAATGGCCGGAATCTGTCCGTAATCTGGCCATCGCCATAGCCGAAGAACTTTTTCTGGTGGCCTACAACCCCTTTATCAATGCGGAAACTGTCCGCACCAGCGTGCGCGAGAGCTTTGACAAGGAATCCGTGTCGCTGGCGCACTACTACGCCACGGCCATCAGCGAAGGCCTCACCATGTTCTGGTCGGCCCACGAGGCTGAAACTGCCTTTCGCTCCAAGCTGGTGGACGCGCTGCACAACGTTCTGCCCGAAGAATGTATTCTGACCAATCCGGCGGCCATGGTCGAATCAGCCACCGATGCCACCGACCTGCGTATGGAACTGCCCCTGCTGGTGGTGGAACCCGACAATACCGAACAGGTTGCCGAGCTGGTCAAACTCGCCAACGACATGAAGTTTGCGCTCATTCCCCGTGGCGGCGGCTCCGGCATGACCGGCGGCGCTGTGCCCGCACGCAAGCGCACGGTTATTGTCAGCCTTACCCGCCTTACGCGCATCGGGCCCGTTGATCTTGAAGCCATGACAGTTACCTGTCAGGCCGGTGCCATCACCCAGGCCGTCATCAACGCCGTGGACGCCAAGGGTGCGCTTTTTTCCGTTGACCCGGCATCCAAGCAGGCCTCTACCATCGGCGGCAACGTGTCAGAAAACGCTGGCGGCCCCAGCGCTTTTGAATACGGCACCACCCTCGATAATCTGCTGTGGTGGCGAATGGTTACGCCCACAGGTGAGATTATCACCGTTGAGCGAGAAAACCACCCCCGCCACAAGATACTGCCCGACGAAACCGCTGTCTTTGTGGTCAAGGACGTGAGCGGCGGCGTGCGCAACGTGGTGCACCTGCGGGGCGACGAAATTCGCCTGCCCGGCCTTGGCAAGGACGTGACCAACAAGGTTCTGGGCGGCCTGCCGGGCATGCAGAAAGAAGGCGTGGACGGCATTATCACCGAAGCCTGCTTTATCGTGCACCCCAAACCCAAGCACAGCCGCGTCATGGTGCTTGAATTCTTTGGCCGCTCCATGCACCCCGCCGCCGTGGTAGTGCGCGAGCTGGTTGCCCTGCGCAACCGCATCCGCCAGGAGGGCGACTACGCCCACCTTTCGGCCATGGAAGAATTCAACGCCAAGTACGTGCAGGCCATCGAATACAAGCGCAAGTCTGAAAAATACGAAGGCTCGCCTATTTCGGTCATTATCCTGCAGGTGGACGGCGACGATCCCTACCTGCTCGACAAGTGCGTGGGCGACATTGTGAGCGTTGTCGAGCAGCAGGACAATGTGGATATTATCGTTGCCGCCGACGAAAAGGAAGGCGAACGCTTCTGGGAAGACCGCCACAGACTCTCGGCCATCGCCAAGCGCACCTCTGGTTTTAAAATGAACGAGGACGTGGTCATTCCCATGGATCGCATCCCCGATTTTGCGCTGTTCCTCGAGCAGATCAATCTTGAATGCACGGCGGCGGCCTACCGCCACGCCCTGCAGGAAGTGGGACGCCTGCCGGGTTTTCCCATGGAAGACAAGGACTTCAACCGCGAATTTTCGCAAGCCTCCAAGGCTGCCTCTGGCGATGTTGCCGCCACTGAAGTTTCAGACATGGAACTGGCCGCCCGCGCGGAGGACTTTCTTGCCAAACTCAAGGAAAAATATCCCCACCTTGCCAAAAAGATCGACAAGATCAGGGAATACATGGATGCCAGCCGCATTGTTGTGGCCAGCCACATGCACGCTGGCGACGGCAACTGCCATGTGAACATCCCCGTCAACTCCAACGACGCCCTCATGCTGGAAGAAGCGGAAGAAACCGCTGCCCGCATCATGGCAGAATGTCAGGAGATGGGCGGCGAGGTTTCGGGCGAGCACGGCATCGGCATCACCAAGATTGCCTTTTTCGGCAAAGACAAGATGGACGCGCTGCGCGCCTTCAAAGAGCGCGTTGATCCCCGCGACGTCATGAACCCGGCCAAGCTGGTGTTCCGCGAACTGCCGGTGCGCCCCTTCACCTTTTCGTTCAACAGGCTCATCCGCGATATCCGCGAGAGCGGCCTGCCCGACAAGGAAAAGCTCATCAGCCTGCTTACCTCCATTCAGGTGTGCACCCGCTGCGGCAAGTGCAAACAGGTCTGCTCCATGTGCTACCCCGAGCGCTCCATGCAGTACCACCCCCGCAACAAAAACATGGTGCTGGGCATGCTGCTTGAGGCTGTGTACTACAGTCAGGTCAACAAGGGCCGCATTGACGAAAGCCTGCACAAGGCCCTGCGCGACATTGTGGAGCACTGTACGGCCTGTGGGCGCTGCATGGCCAACTGCCCGGTCAAGATTCCTTCTGGCGAGGTGGCGCTTACCCTGCGCGCCCTGCTGGAACACGAAGGCGCGGGTGGTCACCCCATCAAGGGGCATGCCCTTGAATGGCTTTCGCGCGACATCCAGCACCGTGTGCCCAAGGCCGCCAAAATGGCATCTCTGGGCCAGAAGATGCAAAACAAGTTTCTTGGTTTTGTGCCTGAAATGTGGAAGCGGCGCATAAAGAGCCCGCTGTTCTCCGGGCGTGGCCCCAAGATGGGCTATACCAACCTGTACGAAGCCCTCAAGCTGCACAGGGGTTCCATCTTTGCGCCTGCCGAGCCCACGCCCGGCATGCCCTGCGTGCTCTACTTCCCCGGTTGCGGCGGTGCGCTGTTCTATGACCGCATCGGTGTTTCGTCTGTCATGCTGCTGCTCAAGGCGGGCTTTGCCGTTGCCGTACCGCCCAGGCACCTGTGCTGCGGCTTCCCCCTGCTGGCGGCTGGCATGGATACGGCCTTTGAAGACAACATGGCCCAGAACCGCCAGTATCTGGCCTCCATGCTGCGCAATCTCGCCAAGCAGGGCTTTGACTGCAAGCACATGGTCACTGCCTGCGGCTCGTGCCGTGATGGCCTTGAACGCCTGCACATGGAAACGCAGTTCCCGCAGCTTACCCTGCGCGATGTGGGCCAGCTTACCCTGCCCCTGCTCGACAAGGATGCCCTCAAGGCTCCTCTGGCGGAGGGATCGCAGGTTGTGTACCACGGCGCCTGCCACTGTGAATGGGCCGACGTGCACAAGATCAAGGGCCAGAAGCAGATCATCAAGGCGCTGGGCGACTTCAGCGGAGCAAAAATCTCCCTCAACCCCGGTTGCTGCGGCGAATCAGGCATGGGCGCCATGACCTCGCCCGACATCTACAACCTGCTGCGTTCGCGCAAGCAGCAGCGCCTTGGCGAAGCCTTTGAACAGGCCAACGACGCGCCGGTTATCGTGGGTTGCCCCTCGTGCAAGATCGGCATCGGGCGCTGCCTTATCAACATGCACGACAAGCGCCCCGTGATGCATGTGGTGGAATGGCTGGCCGGACAGGTTGACGGCGAAGACCGCCGCCAGAGCTTCCGCAGAAAGGCCAACGACGTGCGCGGCGAAATCCGCGTTGTAGACGTAAAGTAA
- a CDS encoding NADPH-dependent FMN reductase, with product MGNITFVGISGSLRKASRNSGLLRCCAANLPQGVSLEIVDISALPFYNADMEKPAVVQRLVDQVSAADGLVLACPEYNYSLAPALKNALDWLSREPDLAPLTGKTACIVGAGGGMGTSRAQYHLRQVCVYLNLHVLNKPELFSNAFTPAFADNGDVQDEALVKQAAAVMQAMTEWTRRLK from the coding sequence ATGGGAAACATTACCTTTGTCGGCATATCGGGCAGCCTGCGCAAGGCCTCGCGTAATTCCGGACTTTTGCGGTGCTGCGCGGCGAATCTACCACAGGGCGTGAGCCTGGAAATCGTGGATATCTCCGCCTTGCCTTTCTATAATGCAGATATGGAAAAGCCCGCTGTGGTGCAGCGGCTCGTTGATCAGGTCAGCGCGGCAGACGGGCTGGTTCTGGCCTGCCCCGAATACAACTACTCGCTGGCTCCGGCGCTGAAGAACGCGCTGGACTGGCTTTCGCGTGAGCCCGACCTTGCTCCCCTTACGGGCAAAACTGCCTGCATTGTGGGCGCAGGCGGCGGCATGGGCACGTCGCGTGCGCAGTACCATCTGCGTCAGGTATGCGTGTACCTGAACCTGCACGTGCTGAACAAGCCGGAACTGTTCTCCAATGCCTTTACCCCGGCCTTTGCCGACAACGGCGATGTACAGGATGAGGCCCTTGTAAAACAGGCCGCAGCGGTCATGCAGGCCATGACCGAGTGGACGCGGCGACTCAAGTAA
- the rnhA gene encoding ribonuclease HI, translating to MQKVTIHTDGSCLGNPGPGGWAAVLKLDGQDYRKEFAGGYKLTTNNRMEILAVVEALSQLQNPCEVELYSDSKYVCDSIEKRWVWGWQKKGWIKSDKKPALNVDLWQRLLPLLAKHKVRMLWLKGHAGHPENERCDVLARAEAGRRDLPPDTGYKP from the coding sequence ATGCAAAAAGTGACCATCCATACTGACGGCTCGTGCCTTGGCAATCCCGGCCCCGGCGGCTGGGCCGCAGTGCTCAAACTTGACGGACAGGACTACCGCAAGGAATTTGCCGGTGGCTACAAGCTGACCACCAACAATCGCATGGAAATTCTGGCCGTAGTGGAAGCCCTGAGCCAGCTGCAAAACCCCTGCGAGGTAGAGCTGTACTCTGACTCAAAGTACGTGTGCGACAGCATCGAAAAACGCTGGGTCTGGGGCTGGCAAAAAAAAGGCTGGATCAAGAGCGACAAAAAACCCGCCCTCAACGTAGACCTGTGGCAGCGGCTGCTGCCCCTGCTTGCCAAGCACAAGGTGCGCATGCTCTGGCTCAAGGGCCATGCGGGGCACCCGGAAAACGAACGTTGCGACGTTCTGGCCCGTGCCGAGGCTGGCCGCAGAGACCTGCCCCCCGACACAGGCTACAAGCCCTAG
- a CDS encoding metalloregulator ArsR/SmtB family transcription factor — MALLFFKALSDETRLRLVHILLHYELSVNELVSILDMGQSRVSRHLKILTEAGLLTSRRDGLWVFYATPRSGEEREFLRAITPFVHPDAAMRADLNMAAQILEERALKTRQFFNAIAEDWDELNREVLGSFDLSEAVCEAVPEGCGTAVDLGCGTGAVLARMLPKVQGIIGVDGSARMLEICRRRFTPEDLAAGRVSLRIGELSHLPLRDHEADFACINLVLHHLSDPAEGLREIRRIMTVGGRLFVADFQRHADETMRSRYGDRWLGFDEHQLGIDLGAAGFRVLHCKHMPVDRNMTLLLLSAEAC, encoded by the coding sequence ATGGCACTTTTATTTTTCAAGGCTCTTTCAGACGAAACACGTCTGCGGCTAGTGCACATCTTGCTGCATTACGAACTTTCGGTCAACGAGCTGGTCAGCATACTCGATATGGGGCAGTCGCGCGTTTCGCGCCACCTCAAGATTCTTACCGAGGCAGGGCTGCTCACATCGCGGCGCGACGGACTGTGGGTTTTTTACGCCACCCCGCGCTCTGGCGAAGAGCGCGAGTTTTTGCGCGCCATCACGCCCTTTGTGCACCCAGATGCGGCCATGCGCGCCGACCTCAACATGGCCGCCCAGATTCTAGAAGAGCGCGCCCTCAAGACACGTCAGTTTTTCAACGCCATTGCGGAAGACTGGGACGAACTGAATCGTGAAGTACTTGGATCGTTTGATCTTTCTGAAGCTGTTTGCGAAGCGGTGCCCGAAGGCTGCGGAACAGCCGTGGATCTTGGTTGCGGAACGGGGGCGGTGTTGGCCCGCATGCTGCCCAAGGTGCAGGGGATCATCGGTGTGGATGGCTCTGCCCGCATGCTCGAGATATGCCGCCGCCGCTTCACGCCCGAAGATCTGGCCGCTGGCCGGGTTTCGCTGCGTATCGGCGAACTGAGCCACCTGCCCCTGCGTGACCACGAGGCGGACTTTGCCTGCATCAACCTTGTGCTGCACCACCTTTCCGACCCGGCAGAAGGCCTGCGCGAAATACGCCGCATCATGACCGTGGGCGGCAGACTGTTTGTGGCCGATTTTCAGCGTCATGCGGATGAGACCATGCGCAGCCGCTACGGCGACCGCTGGCTTGGCTTTGACGAACATCAGCTTGGCATTGATCTGGGAGCTGCGGGCTTCAGGGTATTGCACTGCAAGCACATGCCTGTCGACCGCAACATGACCCTGCTGCTGCTGAGTGCAGAGGCCTGCTAG
- the ahcY gene encoding adenosylhomocysteinase codes for MIKPLDLSLEYKVADMSLADFGKKEMQLSERETPGLMECIKKYGPTKPLKGLKVTGSLHMTIQTAMLIKTLHALGADIRWASCNIFSTQDHAAAAIAETGMAKVFAWKGETLEDYWWCTEMALTWPDGSGPDLIVDDGGDATLLIHKGFEAEDDPSILDQPTDNKEFQCILDRLKLRLKEDPQHWHKVAAKVKGVSEETTTGVHRLYQLEAAGTLLFPAINVNDSVTKSKFDNLYGCRESLADGIKRATDIMVAGKVVVVVGYGDVGKGCAQSMRGFGARVLVTEIDPICALQAAMEGYEVTTVENALPQGDIYVTCTGNYHVITGAHMEAMKDEAIVCNIGHFDSEIEMSYLENTSGITRLNIKPQVDKWTLKSGRSIIVLAEGRLVNLGCATGHASFVMSNSFTNQTLAQLKLASEPLENKVYTLPKELDEEVARLHLDRLGVKLTKLTPEQAEYIGVKAEGPYKPSHYRY; via the coding sequence ATGATCAAACCTCTTGACCTCAGCCTGGAATACAAGGTTGCCGACATGTCGCTGGCCGACTTTGGCAAAAAAGAAATGCAGCTTTCCGAGCGCGAAACCCCCGGCCTGATGGAATGCATCAAAAAATACGGCCCCACCAAGCCCCTCAAGGGCCTCAAGGTTACCGGCTCGCTGCACATGACCATTCAGACTGCCATGCTCATCAAGACCCTGCACGCCCTTGGCGCAGACATCCGCTGGGCTTCGTGCAACATCTTCTCCACCCAGGATCATGCCGCCGCCGCCATCGCAGAAACCGGCATGGCCAAGGTTTTTGCCTGGAAGGGCGAAACCCTTGAAGACTACTGGTGGTGCACCGAAATGGCCCTTACCTGGCCCGACGGCAGCGGCCCTGACCTTATCGTGGACGACGGCGGTGACGCCACCCTGCTGATCCACAAGGGTTTTGAGGCAGAAGACGACCCCTCCATCCTTGATCAGCCAACCGACAACAAGGAATTTCAGTGCATTCTTGACCGCCTCAAGCTGCGCCTCAAGGAAGACCCCCAGCACTGGCACAAGGTTGCCGCCAAGGTAAAGGGCGTTTCGGAAGAAACCACCACCGGTGTGCACCGCCTGTACCAGCTTGAAGCCGCCGGAACCCTGCTGTTCCCCGCCATCAACGTCAACGACTCGGTCACCAAGTCCAAGTTCGACAACCTGTACGGCTGCCGCGAATCGCTGGCCGACGGCATCAAGCGCGCCACCGACATCATGGTGGCTGGCAAGGTCGTTGTGGTTGTGGGCTACGGCGATGTGGGCAAGGGCTGCGCCCAGTCCATGCGCGGCTTTGGCGCTCGCGTGCTGGTTACGGAAATCGACCCCATCTGCGCCCTTCAGGCCGCCATGGAAGGTTATGAAGTCACCACGGTTGAAAACGCCCTGCCCCAGGGTGACATCTATGTGACATGCACCGGCAACTACCACGTCATCACCGGCGCCCATATGGAAGCCATGAAGGACGAGGCTATTGTGTGCAACATCGGCCACTTCGACAGCGAAATCGAAATGTCCTACCTCGAAAACACCTCCGGCATCACCCGCCTGAATATCAAGCCGCAGGTGGATAAATGGACGCTCAAGTCTGGCCGCAGCATCATCGTACTGGCCGAAGGCCGCCTGGTAAACCTTGGCTGCGCCACCGGACACGCCAGCTTTGTCATGTCCAACAGCTTCACCAACCAGACCCTTGCCCAGCTCAAGCTGGCCTCTGAGCCGCTTGAAAACAAGGTGTACACCCTGCCCAAGGAACTGGACGAAGAAGTGGCCCGTCTGCATCTCGACCGCCTGGGCGTCAAACTTACCAAGCTTACCCCCGAGCAGGCCGAATACATTGGCGTAAAGGCCGAGGGGCCCTACAAGCCCTCCCACTACCGCTATTAG
- a CDS encoding YkgJ family cysteine cluster protein, giving the protein MAGDVAADTKAHRYHNRRLERALPGLDLLLDAFAVVDCGVAQAIAHRSQAPACGPNCYQCCIQPIPVTPLEILGLRMFVQQELAPASAVRQALAAGFAQFLGDAATLGAACPFLHEGRCAAYPVRPMACRRFIVFETPCARGEDPTQTRPLHVLQPGQECLQAALRLTLSWYSERYPLPAQPSAADAQAFFRSVTTVLQAVPWAHYA; this is encoded by the coding sequence ATGGCTGGCGACGTGGCTGCAGACACAAAGGCTCACAGGTATCATAACCGTCGTCTGGAGCGGGCGCTGCCAGGCCTGGATCTGTTGCTTGACGCCTTTGCGGTTGTGGATTGCGGCGTGGCACAGGCCATTGCCCACAGGAGCCAGGCCCCTGCCTGCGGGCCAAACTGCTACCAGTGCTGCATACAGCCCATACCGGTGACACCGCTGGAAATTCTGGGCCTGCGCATGTTTGTGCAGCAGGAACTTGCACCGGCATCAGCCGTGCGGCAAGCCCTGGCTGCGGGCTTTGCACAGTTCCTGGGCGATGCGGCAACTCTTGGGGCAGCTTGCCCATTTCTGCATGAAGGCCGATGCGCAGCGTATCCTGTGCGCCCCATGGCGTGCAGGCGGTTCATCGTGTTCGAGACGCCTTGCGCGCGGGGCGAAGACCCCACCCAGACGCGACCCTTGCATGTGCTGCAACCGGGGCAGGAATGTTTGCAGGCTGCGTTGCGGCTCACCCTGTCGTGGTACAGCGAGCGCTACCCGCTGCCAGCCCAACCTTCTGCAGCCGACGCGCAGGCCTTTTTTCGCAGTGTGACCACGGTGTTGCAGGCTGTCCCGTGGGCGCATTACGCATAA
- a CDS encoding thioesterase family protein yields the protein MSTMLQPGMKGTQETTVSESMLASSVGSGKVCVFSTAMMVAWMEATAVEVAQAVLDKGLTTVGTGISVTHVAATPLGMKVRFCAELTAVSANGKGLSFNVAAYDEAGLIGEGTHERVVVDREKFESRARAKGQA from the coding sequence ATGAGCACTATGTTACAGCCAGGCATGAAGGGTACGCAGGAAACAACGGTTAGCGAATCCATGCTGGCAAGCAGCGTGGGCAGCGGCAAGGTTTGTGTTTTTTCCACGGCCATGATGGTGGCATGGATGGAAGCCACAGCCGTGGAGGTAGCCCAGGCCGTGCTGGATAAAGGGCTGACAACCGTTGGAACCGGTATAAGTGTGACCCATGTGGCCGCAACGCCACTGGGTATGAAGGTGCGGTTTTGCGCCGAGCTCACGGCAGTTTCTGCCAACGGCAAAGGATTGAGTTTCAATGTTGCCGCCTATGACGAGGCTGGCCTCATCGGCGAAGGTACGCACGAGCGCGTGGTGGTGGACAGGGAAAAGTTTGAAAGCAGGGCCAGAGCCAAGGGGCAGGCGTAA
- a CDS encoding methyl-accepting chemotaxis protein: MKLSVKLSLMAGFLMLLTVAVGLFSLLQMAKMNSGTEEINSNWLPSTRYVLSMSVNTSDYRALQVQLASSTSADDFSRFKSRMDTELKEFESNKSKYAPLASTPEEKTTYESFLREWQGYMDASKSVGQLAADGKNEEALNLLRGNTRALFDKSSDLLEELVRINTKGSQQAGKSCEELYTSAKLLVTCMLAAALLAGITIAVIILRGTHKQLGKDPGELNTIALRVVDGDYNIDDGSPKVGVYESIVAMVQALKGHIDHAKEESSKAQLAAEQARQAQLVAEEATARAESARREGLLDAAAQLEGVVTVVASASEELSAQIEQSSRGADQQAHRIADTATAVEEMNATVIEVAKNAGAGANLSASAQNKAREGEQITARCRQAMDDVQSETMGLKSSMDALSDHAQAINEIMTVISDIADQTNLLALNAAIEAARAGEAGRGFAVVADEVRKLAEKTMASTQDVGKAIQAIQSSTKEGVKRMDMAVDKVNLAAGLAADSGNALTEILDLSEQTADQVRSIATASEEQSASSEEIARSVEHVNTIASETSQAMGEANKAVSELAAQAQNLSRIIDQLKNS, encoded by the coding sequence ATGAAATTGAGTGTAAAGTTATCTCTGATGGCCGGGTTCTTAATGCTGCTTACAGTTGCAGTTGGCTTGTTCAGTCTTCTGCAGATGGCAAAAATGAATTCTGGAACGGAAGAAATAAACAGCAACTGGCTCCCCTCCACAAGATATGTACTGAGTATGAGCGTAAATACTTCTGATTATCGTGCATTACAGGTTCAGCTTGCCAGCAGCACCTCTGCCGATGACTTCTCGCGCTTCAAGAGCCGTATGGACACCGAGCTCAAGGAATTTGAAAGCAACAAGTCCAAGTACGCACCGCTTGCTTCTACGCCAGAAGAAAAAACGACCTACGAATCGTTTCTGCGCGAATGGCAAGGCTACATGGATGCTTCCAAAAGTGTGGGGCAGCTGGCGGCAGACGGAAAGAACGAAGAAGCTCTCAACCTTTTACGCGGCAACACGCGCGCTCTTTTTGACAAGAGCAGCGATCTGCTTGAAGAACTTGTGCGCATTAATACCAAAGGCAGTCAGCAGGCAGGCAAGAGCTGTGAAGAGCTGTACACCTCGGCCAAGCTGCTAGTTACGTGTATGCTGGCTGCGGCGCTGCTTGCGGGCATAACCATTGCCGTGATTATTCTGCGAGGAACCCACAAACAGCTTGGCAAAGACCCCGGAGAACTCAACACCATTGCCCTGCGCGTTGTGGATGGCGACTACAACATAGACGACGGCAGCCCCAAGGTTGGCGTGTACGAATCCATTGTTGCCATGGTGCAGGCGCTCAAGGGACATATAGACCACGCCAAGGAAGAATCGAGCAAAGCCCAGCTGGCGGCAGAGCAGGCCCGCCAGGCCCAACTGGTCGCCGAGGAGGCAACTGCGCGTGCGGAATCGGCCCGCAGGGAAGGACTGCTTGATGCCGCCGCCCAGCTTGAGGGCGTGGTTACCGTCGTAGCTTCCGCGTCAGAAGAGCTCTCTGCCCAGATCGAGCAGTCTTCTCGCGGCGCAGACCAGCAGGCGCACCGCATTGCAGATACGGCAACCGCAGTAGAAGAAATGAACGCCACTGTCATTGAAGTGGCCAAAAATGCGGGTGCTGGTGCCAACCTTTCTGCCTCTGCCCAGAACAAGGCGCGCGAGGGTGAACAGATCACCGCCAGGTGTCGCCAGGCCATGGACGATGTACAGTCTGAAACCATGGGGCTCAAATCGAGCATGGACGCGCTGTCTGACCATGCGCAGGCCATCAATGAGATTATGACCGTTATCTCGGATATCGCCGACCAGACCAACCTGTTGGCCCTCAACGCAGCCATTGAAGCGGCGCGGGCTGGTGAAGCCGGGCGCGGCTTTGCGGTTGTGGCTGACGAAGTGCGCAAACTGGCAGAAAAAACCATGGCCTCGACCCAGGATGTGGGCAAGGCAATCCAGGCCATTCAGAGCAGCACCAAGGAAGGTGTCAAGCGCATGGACATGGCCGTGGACAAGGTAAATCTGGCGGCAGGACTGGCCGCCGACAGCGGCAACGCCCTCACCGAAATTCTGGACCTCTCAGAGCAGACCGCTGATCAGGTGCGCAGCATCGCCACCGCCAGCGAAGAACAGTCTGCCTCGTCGGAGGAAATCGCCCGCTCGGTGGAGCACGTCAACACCATCGCGTCAGAGACGTCCCAGGCCATGGGTGAGGCCAACAAGGCAGTTTCAGAGCTTGCGGCCCAGGCGCAAAACCTGTCGAGAATCATCGACCAGCTCAAAAATTCCTAG